From one Streptomyces mobaraensis genomic stretch:
- a CDS encoding putative leader peptide: protein MSRAGVALVSRRHVDLGRVSSAICPAG, encoded by the coding sequence ATGTCACGAGCTGGAGTTGCCTTGGTGAGTCGGCGTCACGTCGACCTCGGCCGCGTGTCCAGCGCCATCTGTCCAGCGGGCTGA
- a CDS encoding nitrite/sulfite reductase, which yields MAATAQPPAAAAPATSRRKAGRHRGEGQWAAGHFTPLNANEQVKKDDDGLNVRTRIETIYAKAGFAAIDPADLRGRMRWWGLYTQRRPGIDGGKTAVLAPEELDDEYFMLRVRVDGGRLTTAQLRVIGEVSQEFARGTADITDRQNIQYHWIRIEDVPEIWRRLEAVGLSTTEACGDTPRVILGSPVAGIAEDEIIDGTPAIEEIHRRFIGNKDFSNLPRKFKTAVSGSPLLDVVHEINDVAFVGVRHPEHGPGFDLWVGGGLSTNPKIGVRLGAWVPLADVPDVFGGVIGIFRDYGYRRLRNRARLKFLLADWGPERFREVLEREYLGRPLLDGPAPERPAERWRDHVGVHRQRDGRYYVGFAPRVGRVDGSTLTKIAELAEAHGSGRLRTTAEQKMIVLDVPEDRVASLTAGLEALDLRVTPSPFRRGTMACTGIEFCKLAIVETKARGASLIDELERRLPEFDEPLTINLNGCPNACARIQVADIGLKGQLVTDGQGRQVEGYQVHLGGALGLEAGFGRKVRGLKVTADGLPDYVERVLRRYLAGRAAGERFAAWAARAGEEELS from the coding sequence ATGGCCGCCACCGCGCAACCCCCCGCAGCCGCCGCGCCGGCGACATCCCGCCGCAAGGCCGGCCGCCACCGTGGCGAAGGCCAGTGGGCCGCAGGCCACTTCACCCCGCTCAACGCCAACGAGCAGGTGAAGAAGGACGACGACGGTCTCAATGTGCGGACACGTATTGAGACGATCTACGCCAAGGCGGGTTTCGCCGCCATCGACCCCGCCGACCTGCGCGGCCGGATGCGCTGGTGGGGCCTGTACACCCAGCGCCGGCCCGGCATCGACGGCGGGAAGACCGCGGTGCTGGCGCCGGAGGAGCTGGACGACGAGTACTTCATGCTGCGGGTGCGCGTCGACGGCGGCCGGCTGACCACCGCCCAACTGCGCGTGATCGGGGAGGTGTCCCAGGAGTTCGCGCGCGGCACCGCCGACATCACCGACCGCCAGAACATCCAGTACCACTGGATCCGCATCGAGGACGTCCCCGAGATCTGGCGGCGGCTGGAGGCCGTGGGCCTGTCCACCACCGAGGCGTGCGGTGACACCCCGCGCGTCATCCTCGGTTCGCCGGTCGCCGGCATCGCCGAGGACGAGATCATCGACGGCACCCCGGCCATCGAGGAGATCCACCGCCGCTTCATCGGCAACAAGGACTTCTCCAACCTCCCCCGCAAGTTCAAGACGGCGGTCTCCGGCTCCCCGCTGCTGGACGTCGTCCACGAGATCAACGACGTGGCGTTCGTCGGCGTCCGCCACCCCGAGCACGGCCCGGGCTTCGACCTGTGGGTGGGCGGCGGGCTGTCCACCAATCCGAAGATCGGCGTCCGGCTCGGCGCCTGGGTGCCGTTGGCCGACGTACCGGACGTCTTCGGCGGCGTGATCGGCATCTTCCGCGACTACGGCTACCGGCGGCTGCGCAACCGGGCGCGGCTGAAGTTCCTCCTCGCCGACTGGGGGCCGGAACGGTTCCGCGAGGTCCTGGAGCGGGAGTACCTGGGCCGCCCGCTGCTCGACGGGCCCGCGCCCGAGCGCCCGGCGGAGCGCTGGCGCGACCACGTCGGCGTGCACCGGCAGCGCGACGGCCGGTACTACGTCGGCTTCGCGCCGCGCGTCGGGCGGGTGGACGGCAGCACCCTGACGAAGATCGCCGAGCTGGCCGAGGCCCATGGCTCGGGCCGGCTGCGGACCACCGCCGAGCAGAAGATGATCGTCCTCGACGTGCCGGAGGACCGCGTCGCGTCGCTGACCGCCGGCCTGGAGGCGCTGGACCTCCGGGTGACCCCGTCCCCGTTCCGGCGCGGCACGATGGCCTGCACCGGCATCGAGTTCTGCAAGCTGGCGATCGTCGAGACCAAGGCGCGCGGCGCGTCCCTCATCGACGAACTGGAGCGCCGCCTCCCCGAGTTCGACGAGCCGCTCACCATCAACCTCAACGGCTGCCCCAACGCCTGCGCCCGTATCCAGGTGGCGGACATCGGTCTCAAGGGGCAGCTGGTCACGGACGGGCAGGGTCGCCAGGTCGAGGGGTACCAGGTGCATCTGGGCGGGGCGCTCGGCCTGGAGGCCGGGTTCGGCCGCAAGGTGCGCGGCCTCAAGGTGACCGCGGACGGGCTCCCCGACTACGTCGAGCGGGTGCTCCGCCGCTACCTGGCCGGCCGCGCGGCCGGTGAGCGCTTCGCCGCCTGGGCGGCCCGGGCCGGCGAGGAGGAGCTGTCGTGA
- a CDS encoding phosphoadenylyl-sulfate reductase, with protein sequence MTDHERLALRAGRELEDAPAEEILRWAVDTFGDRFCVTSSMEDAVVAHLASRVRPGVDVVFLDTGYHFPETIGTRDAVAAVMDVHVITLTPPQSVAEQDAAYGPALHDRDPDLCCALRKVRPLREGLAGYDAWATGLRRDESPTRAATPVVGWDARRGKVKIAPIARWTADDVDAYVAEHGVLTNPLLTDGYASIGCAPCTRRVREGEDARAGRWAGRAKTECGLHG encoded by the coding sequence ATGACCGATCATGAGCGGCTCGCCCTCCGCGCCGGCCGCGAACTGGAGGACGCCCCCGCCGAGGAGATCCTGCGCTGGGCCGTGGACACCTTCGGCGACCGCTTCTGCGTCACCTCCTCCATGGAGGACGCCGTCGTCGCCCACCTCGCGTCCCGCGTCCGGCCCGGCGTGGACGTCGTCTTCCTCGACACCGGCTACCACTTCCCGGAGACCATCGGGACGCGCGACGCGGTGGCGGCGGTGATGGACGTCCACGTCATCACCCTCACCCCGCCGCAGAGCGTCGCCGAGCAGGACGCCGCGTACGGCCCGGCGCTGCACGACCGCGACCCGGACCTGTGCTGCGCGCTGCGCAAGGTGCGTCCGTTGCGGGAGGGGCTGGCGGGGTACGACGCGTGGGCTACCGGACTGCGCCGCGACGAGTCCCCGACCCGGGCCGCGACACCCGTCGTCGGCTGGGACGCCCGGCGCGGCAAGGTGAAGATCGCGCCGATCGCCCGCTGGACGGCGGACGACGTGGACGCGTACGTCGCCGAGCACGGTGTGCTCACCAACCCGCTGCTCACGGACGGGTACGCGTCCATCGGCTGCGCGCCCTGCACCCGCCGGGTGCGGGAGGGCGAGGACGCGCGGGCCGGCCGCTGGGCGGGCCGGGCCAAGACCGAGTGCGGGCTGCACGGATGA